CGCTTTTCTATGTTGAAAATTATTCACAACTCCTATTATTATCCAGAAAAAAACCAGCAACTTACTAACTAGTTGAAAACTCTGTGGAAAATGATGAAAACTTTCTGTATATTTTAAAAAAAGGGAAATGTAAATAAAATAGTTCCCGTATTTTCAGCAAATTATCCATAATACAATGGGTTGATTTTAAAAATTGACTTTTCCACATTTGTTGAAAAGTGTGTTGAAAAAGTTGAAAGTAGGTTTATTTCCATAAAATATTACCACATGTAATCATTTATTTTCCTTTTAATTCCTTCTATTTCTAATAAATTACATTTTTCTTGCAAAACCGCCTGAATATTCAACATTTGCACTTTTTTATAAAAAGTAGTATCATAAATAACACAGAATTTTTCTCCGAGGAGGAACGGCTATGCAGCCTTATACAAAACGTACCTGGACGGAAATTAACTTGGATTGTTTGGAACACAATTATCATCAAATAAAAGCATTATTGCCCCAGACTGACATCATTGCCACCGTCAAAGCGGATGGCTATGGACACTGTGCAGAACCTGTGGCACGGCATTTGCAAGAGTTAGGAGTTCATTTTTTTAGTGTCTCCAATATCGATGAGGCTACTGCACTGCGAGATGACCAAATTCAAGGCGATATTTTAATCTTAGGGTATACCCCTGTGGAACAAGCGGAAGAATTGGTAAAATACAACATTATACAAACCGTGTTTTCACCTGAGTTCGCTCAAGAATTAAATCTGGCAGCACAAAAAGCTGGTATTACAGTCCGAGTCCATGTTGCTTTGGATACAGGAATGTCCCGAATTGGTTTCCAGGCAACCCAATCCTGTTGGGAAATAGGGGAGATTGAACGGCTTTATCACTACCCCCATCTAAAAATAGAGGGCTATTTTACCCATTTATGTCATGCTGACAGTACAGAAGAGGGACCACGAAATTTCACCTTACACCAAAAGCAGCTTTTTGACCAAATGATACAACAGCTACAGCAAAAAGGATATCACACAGGGGTTTCTCACATACAAAACAGTGCAGGTATCCAAATGTTACAAGGGAACCACTATGATTTAGCGCGCCCTGGCATTGTATTATATGGATTACACCCAAGTGGCCAAGTAACAATCCCTGGATTAAAACCAGTATTGCAACTAAAATCTGTTATTTCGATGGTAAAAGAAATTGAAGCGAATGTTACAGTGGGATATTCTAGAACCTTTACCACTAAAAAAGCAACAAAAATCGCCACTGTCTGTATTGGATATGCAGATGGCTGGCCACGGCTATTATCGAACCGAGGATATGTATTGGTAAACGGACAAAAAGTTCCCATTATCGGCAATGTCTGTATGGACCAGCTCATGTTGGATGTGACAGGAATTCCCGCAAAGCAAGGGGATATTGTCACTCTAATTGGAAAAGACGGTAATTTGGAAATAACCGCAGATCAGGTTGCGGAAAGCATTGGTACCATTGGTTATGAACTGGTTTGTCAAATCAGCAAACGTGTACCAAGAGCAATCTACCAAAATGGGAAATTAATTGAAGTAATAGAATATTAAATGAAAAAACATCAGTGAGTAACTGATGTTTTTTATTTACATGATAGTATTGAATCTTGATAAGCAGTGACGATAATTTTTTATCCGCCTACCTTATTTTATAATTCCTTTCACTGTCGCAACGATAAAAACAGTTTTTACAGGGAATAATAGGTTCTATTGTAAACCGTGTGTTTTTATCTTATCTGTGAAATCCTAAAATTCAAAAAATAATTTATCAAGACAACCGCTGAGATTGTAGCATACATAGATCCTGGATGGGTCTGCTATTGACTTAGCTCAATGGACACTGAACATCATACACCCTACTATCCATAAACAGGTTCCATTAGATACCGGCAATCTGTCCAATTAACCATTGGTTTCTGTTCTATTTACTTTGCTCCGGTAAAGCTTCCTCTTCCTATCCTCCATAAAATTCGGGATTTCATTTAGATAGAAAAAGAAAGGATGTTACAAGCAAAATCCGCTGGTAACATCCTTTTTTATGATAAAATAATATTATTTTACAGTAGTTGCGGTTTTTTCTTTTAATAGGACGTCATGCGCGCCACCTTCTACAATACTGGTAGAGGATACCAGTGTCAATTTTGCTTTTTTCTGCAATTCTGGAATCGTCAACGCACCGCAGTTACACATCGTAGAGCTAACCTTTTTCAATGTCAAGCTCACATTATCCTTCAATGGACCAGCATATGGAACATAACAGTCCACTCCTTCTTCAAAGGAAAGCCCACCTTTTCCGCCTAAATCATAACGCTGCCAGTTTCTAGCACGGTTGGAACCTTCGCCCCAATACTCTTTCATGTAGTTGCCATTAATGTTTACTTTATTGGTTGGGCTTTCGTCAAAACGGGAGAAGTAACGACCCAACATCACGAAGTCCGCACCCATTGCCAAAGCCAAAGTAATGTGATAATCGTATACGATACCGCCATCCGAACAGATTGGCACATAGATACCGGTTTTTTCATAATATTCATCACGAGCTTTTGCAACCTCAATGACTGCAGTAGCCTGTCCACGGCCAATTCCTTTGGTTTCACGGGTAATACAGATGGAGCCTCCACCAATACCAACTTTAACGAAGTCTGCCCCTGCTTCCGCCAGGAACAAGAAACCTTCACGGTCTACTACGTTACCTGCACCGATTTTAACAGTATCACCATATTTTTCCCGCACAAAATCAATGGTGCGTTTTTGCCATTCGGAGAAGCCTTCTGAGGAGTCAATACATAAAACGTCCGCACCAGCTTCTACCAAAGCAGGGATACGTTTTTCATAGTCACGGGTATTGACGCCGGCACCCACAACATAGCGTTTTTTGGCATCCAGTAATTCACGTGGATTTTCTTTGTGGGAAGCATAGTCTTTGCGGAATACAAAATACAATAATTTTTGGTTTTCATCAACGATAGGGAGGGAGTTTAATTTGTGGTCCCATATAATATTGTTTGCCTCTTTTAGGCTAGTGCCTTTGTCAGCGTAGATCAATTTTTCAAATGGCGTCATAAATTCGGACACTTTGGTATCCAAAGACATACGGCTCACACGGTAATCCCTGCCAGTAACGACCCCTAACAGTTTTCCATGTGCAGTACCATCGTCTGTTACCGCAACAGTGGAGTGCCCTGTCTTTTCTTTTAAATCCAAGATATCCTGCAATGTTTTATCTGGCTGAATATTAGAAGAACTTACAACAAAGCCAGCTTTATAATCTTTTACACGTTTTACCATTGCAGCTTGATCCTCAACGGTTTGAGCGCCATAAATAAAGGAAATACCGCCTTCAATTGCCAAGGCAATTGCCATTTTGTCATCCGAAACAGATTGCATAATTGCGGATACCATTGGGATGTTCATTGTAACCGCTGGTTCTTCCCCTTTTTTAAATTTGGTAACTGGTGTTTTTAGGCTGACGTTGTCAGGAATACACTCAGCAGAGGAATAACCTGGTACCAACAAGTATTCACTAAAGGTATGGGATGTTCCTTCGTAAAAATAAGCCATAATCGTACTCTCCTTATCTTGAAATATAACCTTGTGGACAATGCCGGTAGAACCGACTGTACAGCAGAAAGTAAAAAATGTTATACTCTCCTAGGATAATTATTTTTTATTATAAATCTTTATCCTTATAAAGTCAACGGTTGCAAACAAGAATTCCAATAAAATCAGACAAAAAAGACAAAATTGGACCAGTTACGCTCTTTCATGACAAAAGGAAAACAGGCCACCAAAAAGGCAGCCTGTTTTCGAGGGTAAAAAGAAGATTATATATGAAAAAGAAGATAGCAAAATAATTATATTAGCTTGCGCTGGTTTCACCCAATGTTACAGTAACATTTAAGGTTTGGCCTAAACGGAACACCTCCAGGGTAACCTGGTCTCCAGCTGCATGTTTTGCCAATTCACTGGCAAGGATATCATAACTGGTCAGTTCGGTTCCATCCATAGCGGTAATAATATCCCCACCTTGTATTCCAGCCTGACCAGCAGGAGAATTCTCCACCACGCTGGAAACAACCATTCCTTGTGGATAACCCATACTTTGCAGTACATCGGTAGTATATCTCATATCAATGGTAACGCCAAGGTAAGCGGCTTTTTTGCCTTCGTTATTGATTAATCGGTCACAAATTTCCACTACTTCGTTGGAAGGAATCGCAAAACCCATCCCTTCAAAACTAGTGGAGGAGCTAGAACTGCTCGCTAATTTCGCGCTGTTGATGCCAATCAGTTTCCCGGTACCGTCTACTAAAGCACCGCCAGAGTTACCAGGGTTAATTGCCGCATCTGTCTGGATTAAGCCCATACTCTGACCACTTTCCAAAGTCAAGGTACGATTCAAACCACTGACAATTCCTTCGCTGACAGAGCCCATAAACTGTAAGCCACCTGGGTTACCAACCGCTACAGCAACCTGACCTACTTTGATTTGGTCAGAATCCGCGATTTCAATCGGTGTTAACCCTGTTTTATTAATTTTCAATACTGCAAGGTCCGCACCTGCGTCATATCCTACAATCGTAGCTTCTGTACCATCACTGTCGTTTTCATCCATATAAACATTGATTGTACCACTATCCTTTGCACCTTCTACCACATGGTAGTTGGTGATGATATAACCGTCTTCCCGGTAAATAACACCGGAGCCTTCAGAAGAACTCTGGGTTGATTGTCCAAAAAATCCACCAGCACTCTGATAACTAGCACGGATTCCTACCACGGATGGCAATACTTTATCCGCAATTGCCTCTACAGAGGAATTATAGCTCTCATCAATATTCACATTGGTAGCCGGTGTGGAGCTATTGCTATTAGTAGGATTATTTCCTAATAGCAAGTAGGTCGTTCCACCTCCAACAGCCCCCCCAGCTAAAGCGCATATCAAAGCAATTGCCGCAATTTTAACTCCCCAGCCAGAGTGCGATTTTTGTTTTTTCTTCTGTTTCGATTCTGGGGTTGGAGTTACAATAGGGGAGATAGAATCCAAAAATTCTGTCTGTTGTGGATTTGATGTTGGGTTTCCTGATGGCTGCTGTGTTTGTGCCGCCTGTTGCTGTGCCATGTATTGATTATAATTGTAACCATAACCCTGATATGTTTGGGAACCTGTATTGGTATGGTCATGGTAAGTGGTTTGGTAGGAAGGGGAAACAGGGGTTGGGGGTTCCTGTTTTGGTATTGTACTGCCTTGACCTACCACCTGAGCAGAAGGTTCTGTAGACGCATCCTGGTTGGTTGGGGTAACAGGTGTCGCCTGTTCTGCTGTGTTTTGTGCCCCTTCATGATAAGGGGAATTATTTGTTCTATCTCTATCAGGTTCGTTTGGTTCACCTGTCATAAAGTTTTTATTTTCATCCATATTTGTCACTACCCTTTCTGTGATCTCCTGTTTGTAACTTCTTTTTTTGTCTATGTCTGTATTGTACCCTTGCAATGTGATGAAAAAGTGTTGAAGGAATGAAACTTCTTATAAAGTTATATGTATTTTGTTTGAATGTATTCCCGCAAAAACAGAATTTACAACAACATGACAAGGTGCTATAATAAAACCATATCTATAATATAGAACTAAATACTATGGAAACGGAGATGTACTTTATGGAATTACGTCAAGCCATTACAGAACGCCGCAGCGTCCGTAAATTTACAGAGGACCCTGTAAGTAAACAAACGATCCATGAGCTGTTAGAACTTGCGTTACAAGCACCTTCCTGGAAAAACAGCCAGTGCTGGGAATACCTTGTGGTAGATGATCCAGCTACGAAGCAGTTTATGGCACAATCCATTCCAGAAACCAACCCCGCTTATAAATGCCTGTCTACGGCACCGTATGTAGTAGTTTGTATCGCAGATCCTTCCAAAGTAGAAACTCCGCAGGGAAAACAATATTTTATGGCGGATGCCGCCACTTCCTTTTATGCCTTTTGGCTGGCATGCCATGATGCCGGTCTCGGTACGGTTGCCGCTGGCGAAATTATGGATGAGGACCCACTCAAGCAAGCACTGGGAATACCAATGGAAAAACACATCTATTGTATTGCCCCTGTCGGTGTTCCGCTTTACCAGCCAAAACAACGCCCAAGAGAAGAATTTAGCCAAAAAGTTTCGTTTGGACGATATGGCGAACCTTTTCAGGATTAATGGTCGCCCCTTTTTTCAGATTACAATAGGATAAGGAAAAACAGGCGCTGGTGCGCCTGTTTTCTGTTTTAAGCACCTTTGGTAAAATGAAATACAATGATAATAATTTCAATTACTGCTGCCACAAGAAAAATAAGCCCCGTATTTCGGTACATCTTTGCTTCTTCTTCTGGCTTGCTGTCACGGTGGTATTTCTCATTCTGTTTCCGATACATCCTTAATAGCCATGCTGGTTTTCCAATTAAGACATACAAACCGAAGATGAAACAACCAATGAAAAGAACAATATCAATCCGAATATCAAAAAACCAATCCATTTTTTAAGCTCCTTTACGGTAATCGTCCACTATTTTGCAATACAAAAAGAGGCTCTTCACCCATTGTGAAGAGCACTCGTCATGGTCTGAGTGACGGGACTTGAACCCACGGCCTCCACCACCCCAAGGTGGCGCGCTACCAAGCTGCGCTACACCCAGATATTAAGTTTTATTATAGCATAGGGATTCTGGCAAAGTCAAGGGGATTTTGTTACGCTTTTTCGGCGATGATAGCTGTTGCGATAATGTATAATGGTTGGAAAGAAAAAGATATTTTTTGTTGTAAAATAAAGTTCTGTTCCATTTATTATCAGGTGACACTGCCATTACCGCAGTTTATAGAGTATAAGTATTGAACAAAAACAGAATTTTTATAAAAACCATTGGGTTTTTCCAGAAATATGGTATAATAATTTTGATATATCTTTTTTATCCCCTAAGGATCATAGCCCTAGGAATATCATACGCCCCATTCGGCGGAAGGAGTTTTAGAATATGAAAGAAAAATACTATCTGACAACGGCAATTGCCTACGCTTCTAGAAAGCCTCATATAGGCAACACATATGAAATTGTATTGGCGGATGCAATCGCCCGCTTTAAACGCATGCAAGGATATGATGTGCATTTTTGTACCGGTACTGATGAGCATGGTCAAAAAGTAGAGGAGTTAGCGAAATCCGCTGGTATCTCTCCACAGCAATATGTAGACCAGGTTTCCGGGGAAATCAAACAGATCTGGGATTTGATGGGTTCCAGTTATGATACTTTTATCCGTACCACCGACCCTTACCACGAAAAAGTAGTGCAAAAAATCTTTAAAAAATTATACGATAAAGGGGATATTTACAAAAGTGAATATGAAGGGATGTACTGCACCCCTTGTGAATCCTTTTGGACCCCAACCCAGCTGGTGGATGGAAAATGTCCTGACTGTGGCAGGGAAGTGGTTCCAACCAAAGAAGAAGCTTATTTCTTCCGTATGAGCAAATATCAGGATCGCTTAATGCAGTATATTCAGGACCACCCTGAATTTATTCAACCAAAATCCCGTGAAAATGAGATGGTCAACAACTTCTTAAAACCAGGGCTGCAAGACCTCTGTGTTTCCAGAACTTCCTTCAAATGGGGTATCCCTGTGGATTTTGATCCAAAACACGTGGTTTATGTATGGCTTGATGCTCTAACCAACTATATTACCGCCTTAGGATATGACCCAGATGGCAGCAGTGAAACTTTCGAGAAATACTGGCCAGCCGATGTCCATATTATTGGAAAGGATATTCTCCGGTTCCATACCATTTACTGGCCAATCATGTTAATGGCGTTAGACCTCCCACTGCCAAAACAGATTTTTGGCCACCCATGGCTGTTATCTG
This is a stretch of genomic DNA from Clostridium facile. It encodes these proteins:
- the alr gene encoding alanine racemase codes for the protein MQPYTKRTWTEINLDCLEHNYHQIKALLPQTDIIATVKADGYGHCAEPVARHLQELGVHFFSVSNIDEATALRDDQIQGDILILGYTPVEQAEELVKYNIIQTVFSPEFAQELNLAAQKAGITVRVHVALDTGMSRIGFQATQSCWEIGEIERLYHYPHLKIEGYFTHLCHADSTEEGPRNFTLHQKQLFDQMIQQLQQKGYHTGVSHIQNSAGIQMLQGNHYDLARPGIVLYGLHPSGQVTIPGLKPVLQLKSVISMVKEIEANVTVGYSRTFTTKKATKIATVCIGYADGWPRLLSNRGYVLVNGQKVPIIGNVCMDQLMLDVTGIPAKQGDIVTLIGKDGNLEITADQVAESIGTIGYELVCQISKRVPRAIYQNGKLIEVIEY
- a CDS encoding IMP dehydrogenase, with product MAYFYEGTSHTFSEYLLVPGYSSAECIPDNVSLKTPVTKFKKGEEPAVTMNIPMVSAIMQSVSDDKMAIALAIEGGISFIYGAQTVEDQAAMVKRVKDYKAGFVVSSSNIQPDKTLQDILDLKEKTGHSTVAVTDDGTAHGKLLGVVTGRDYRVSRMSLDTKVSEFMTPFEKLIYADKGTSLKEANNIIWDHKLNSLPIVDENQKLLYFVFRKDYASHKENPRELLDAKKRYVVGAGVNTRDYEKRIPALVEAGADVLCIDSSEGFSEWQKRTIDFVREKYGDTVKIGAGNVVDREGFLFLAEAGADFVKVGIGGGSICITRETKGIGRGQATAVIEVAKARDEYYEKTGIYVPICSDGGIVYDYHITLALAMGADFVMLGRYFSRFDESPTNKVNINGNYMKEYWGEGSNRARNWQRYDLGGKGGLSFEEGVDCYVPYAGPLKDNVSLTLKKVSSTMCNCGALTIPELQKKAKLTLVSSTSIVEGGAHDVLLKEKTATTVK
- a CDS encoding S1C family serine protease, whose product is MDENKNFMTGEPNEPDRDRTNNSPYHEGAQNTAEQATPVTPTNQDASTEPSAQVVGQGSTIPKQEPPTPVSPSYQTTYHDHTNTGSQTYQGYGYNYNQYMAQQQAAQTQQPSGNPTSNPQQTEFLDSISPIVTPTPESKQKKKQKSHSGWGVKIAAIALICALAGGAVGGGTTYLLLGNNPTNSNSSTPATNVNIDESYNSSVEAIADKVLPSVVGIRASYQSAGGFFGQSTQSSSEGSGVIYREDGYIITNYHVVEGAKDSGTINVYMDENDSDGTEATIVGYDAGADLAVLKINKTGLTPIEIADSDQIKVGQVAVAVGNPGGLQFMGSVSEGIVSGLNRTLTLESGQSMGLIQTDAAINPGNSGGALVDGTGKLIGINSAKLASSSSSSTSFEGMGFAIPSNEVVEICDRLINNEGKKAAYLGVTIDMRYTTDVLQSMGYPQGMVVSSVVENSPAGQAGIQGGDIITAMDGTELTSYDILASELAKHAAGDQVTLEVFRLGQTLNVTVTLGETSAS
- a CDS encoding nitroreductase family protein encodes the protein MELRQAITERRSVRKFTEDPVSKQTIHELLELALQAPSWKNSQCWEYLVVDDPATKQFMAQSIPETNPAYKCLSTAPYVVVCIADPSKVETPQGKQYFMADAATSFYAFWLACHDAGLGTVAAGEIMDEDPLKQALGIPMEKHIYCIAPVGVPLYQPKQRPREEFSQKVSFGRYGEPFQD